The DNA region GCGTGCAACCGTAGTCGATATTAGCGCGGGGCTTGTTACACGCGTTTAGACGCCTGTTGCAGTAATTGATTCCGGCGCTGAAGCGTCCGTAGCCGGCCGTCTTGCACGCGGCACCGTCGATGTAACCGGGAATTTTGCCAGCGACGCCTCCGTAGCCGCACACTTGCCATCCGTTTGCCGAATCGCAAACGTCGGCGGGAGCGACACATTTCACgctcgttccgtcgtcgaatttgttgCCGCAGCGACTGCGCGTCGGTCGATCGCGAAGACTTCTCAAGCCGTCCCAGTCGCCATGACAACCGGCGACGCTGGCGTGACTGAAAAATCCCTCGCGACTTCCGTCAGCGCAGCCCGTTTTAAGAGCTACAAGAAAACATTAAAATATTCAATTAGTAATAGTTTTTTCGTGCGCACCTTGCGAGCAGTAGGTGTTCGACGTTGAATTGTCAAATTTGCATCCACTGAACGTGATATCGTCGATCGCTATATCACTTCTCTCACCGTCGCCTCGACTCGCGATAATGTGAACGCGGAAGTCGGTGAAACTGGCAAGCGTCACGTTGGTCATTAGCCAAACGTTGCCCTGATCGTCGACAATCTCCTTCAGAAGTCGGAAGCCCGTGTAGCTTTTGAGATAAATGAGGAGAGAGCCCGTCTGATTGCCGAACACGTGATACCAAAGTTTCATCGTGCACCATGACGGCGTCGCTTTGATGTTGGGACTTTCGAGTATAGCTGTTCGTCCCTTCTTCAGCTGCGAGAAGACACTTCCCGCATCGTAATAAAGAAAGTAACCTGAAATGAACAGATGACCCATTAATAAatgtatttattgattaaagCCTGCCTTCGACGGTATTCGTCGTGTGATCCACGGAGGGGCCCGTGTCCAACGAGGGAGTCCGGCCTTTGTGGATAAGCcaatcgtcatcatcgcAAGTGACGTTTTTCCAGAAGCAAACGCCAGTTTCAAAAGTGCAATCGCCAGTAACCGGACCTgtgcaataaaaaaaaacgcaaaaaaattgtttgaaATTCTCTCTTCGTTGGTTCTTCGCAACAAGTGATGTTCTTACCAAGTACCTCCGCTTGACCTAAGGAACATTAGAATGAGAAGAAGGAATCTTTTCCCATTATTTAAGTAACGAATTGTAGTGCATGCGTCAAGGAAAAACTGCCTAGGGAAGACCCAAGTCTTCAGCAGGAAATCCAAGTAGGTTCATTATTGCAGTGCCCCTCCCCCTTCCCCCTccacacacacacacgtGATCAATAGCCAATCACAGGAGCACTAATTACAGTTGTGTGTATCGGGTTTCAAAACTCCTCCGGCCGCTGTACCATCTGGCCGCGAAGAGTGACCTTTGAATGCTTTTATCCGCTCGCGATATCGCGTGCCATTATATAGGCGAATCACACTACTACGACCAACGCTCGCCGCATTTCGCCTCAGGCACTGCCCCACCCTCTAGCTCTAAATAGCGTATTCCACTCGCCGTTATACTGTAACATACACATAACCGCCTTAAAAACGTTTCTCCTCTATTACCCAGGTAACCAGGTATTAAAAATCCGACAGTTCAATTTCGCCAAAAACACACGGGTTTTGATTTCTTACTGTTTGCCCAAAAGAGAGCGAAGAGAGTTGAAAAGGCTCGCCAACGACAAGAAAATTCCATCTTCTCCTCTGCTTACTTCCTTCGATCGCTTTGACTATTCCAATGCGCGAGTAAGATAATCCTACTCGGCGAGTAAACAGAGGCAATCGCTCCGCTTGGTACCAATGCCTCACGCGTATCACATTTGAGCCCGACGTTTTCATTGGGCAACGAACACGTGAGAGCGTGATCTGTCCAGACTGCCTTTAGGCATTTAGGAACCGAACGTGATCATATTATTAACGGAGAGATGATCATAGGCCATTGTTTGATTCCGTATCTCCTGGTTGCTTTCAATCGT from Oscarella lobularis chromosome 19, ooOscLobu1.1, whole genome shotgun sequence includes:
- the LOC136198372 gene encoding MAM and LDL-receptor class A domain-containing protein 2-like isoform X1, which codes for MEFSCRWRAFSTLFALFWANSQAEVLGPVTGDCTFETGVCFWKNVTCDDDDWLIHKGRTPSLDTGPSVDHTTNTVEGYFLYYDAGSVFSQLKKGRTAILESPNIKATPSWCTMKLWYHVFGNQTGSLLIYLKSYTGFRLLKEIVDDQGNVWLMTNVTLASFTDFRVHIIASRGDGERSDIAIDDITFSGCKFDNSTSNTYCSQALKTGCADGSREGFFSHASVAGCHGDWDGLRSLRDRPTRSRCGNKFDDGTSVKCVAPADVCDSANGWQVCGYGGVAGKIPGYIDGAACKTAGYGRFSAGINYCNRRLNACNKPRANIDYGCTHYDVDCDEPLCCGLWCTDQSNVTCAGAFWPGATSYTPLSVFSACSRLTSDDAGGVMCCYDKTFVPPTKPLGLCATCAFDNGVCGFYDENKNNFFNWTRSSGPTPGFNTGPDNDHTLGTSSGYLSHSAIRRVPCPAFRVCVPDARFTAEFTAYCA
- the LOC136198372 gene encoding MAM and LDL-receptor class A domain-containing protein 2-like isoform X2, with the translated sequence MEFSCRWRAFSTLFALFWANSQAEVLGPVTGDCTFETGVCFWKNVTCDDDDWLIHKGRTPSLDTGPSVDHTTNTVEGYFLYYDAGSVFSQLKKGRTAILESPNIKATPSWCTMKLWYHVFGNQTGSLLIYLKSYTGFRLLKEIVDDQGNVWLMTNVTLASFTDFRVHIIASRGDGERSDIAIDDITFSGCKFDNSTSNTYCSQALKTGCADGSREGFFSHASVAGCHGDWDGLRSLRDRPTRSRCGNKFDDGTSVKCVAPADVCDSANGWQVCGYGGVAGKIPGYIDGAACKTAGYGRFSAGINYCNRRLNACNKPRANIDYGCTHYDVDCDEPLCCGLWCTDQSNVTCAGAFWPGATSYTPLSVFSACSRLTSDDAGGVMCCYDKTFVPPTKPLGLCATCAFDNGVCGFYDENKNNFFNWTRSSGPTPGFNTGPDNDHTLGTSSGTNIYLILIFL